ATAGCGCATCGCCATGCCCAGCGAGCCGATCATGGCGATGGGGTTCGCAATGCCCTTGCCGGCGATGTCCGGCGCCGAGCCGTGGCAGGGCTCGTACATCGCCTTGCGCTTGCCGTTCGCGTCGGCCGCGCCGAGCGAGGCCGACGGCAGCATGCCGAGCGAGCCGGTGAGCATGGCGGCTTCGTCCGACAGCATGTCGCCGAAGAGATTGTCGGTGACGATCACGTCGAACTGCTTGGGCCAGCGCACGAGCTGCATGCCGAGCGCGTCGGCGAGCATGTGCTCGAGCTGCACGTCGGCGTATTCGCGCTTGTGCAAAGCGGTGATGACCTCGCGCCACAGATAGCCCGTGCGCATGACGTTGGCCTTTTCAGACGACGTCACCTTGTTGCGGCGCTTGCGGGCGAGCTCGAAGGCGACGCGGCCGATGCGCTCGATCTCGTGGGTCGTGTAGACCTGCGTGTCGACGGCGCGCTTCTCACCGTTCTCCAGCGTGACGATCTCTTTCGGTTCGCCGAAATAGACGCCGCCGGTCAGTTCGCGCACGATCATGATGTCGAGGCCGTCGACCAGCTCGCGCTTGAGCGAGGAGGCGTCGGCGAGCGCCGGATAGCAGATGGCGGGGCGCAGATTGGCGAAGAGGGCCAGGTCCTTGCGCAGGCGCAGCAGGCCCGCCTCGGGGCGGACGTTATAGGGCACGCCGTCCCATTTTGGCCCGCCGACGGCGGCGAGCAGCACGGCGTCGGCGCTCTGGGCCAGCGCCATGTCGCTTTCGCTGATGGCGACCTTGTGGGCGTCGTAAGCCGCGCCGCCGACGAGGCCGCGCTCGATCTCGAATTTTGCGACGCCCGCCTGGCTCAGAAATGCGATCACCTTCTCGGCCTCGGCGGAGATTTCCGGACCGATGCCGTCGCCGGGCAGGAGCAGGAGCTTGTAGGCGGACATGAAAACCCTCTGTGTTCGAGAAACCCGCGCCGTCAATAGAGCGCCGGGGCGCCCCGCGCAACATCGCGCCAAAACGGGGCAAGCGGGCTCGGCCGTGCGACAATTCGCGCGCGCGCTTTCCCTTGCCCGGAAAGGGGAAGCCGTGCAGCTTGAAAAAGGTCAAGGAAAAGAAAATCGCGTGCCGAGTCGCGGCCGACGAAAGAGCGGCGACCGGAGGCGGTTTGAAAGGCGGAGGGACGCTGAATGAAGATCGTTAAAATCGCCGCGCTCGCCATGTTCGCGGCTTTTGCCGGGGCTGTCCCCGCCAAGGCCTTCTGCCTCGTTAATTGCGAGCCGAAGCCCGAACACGCGCGCAAGGTTTTCGAGAATCTGGTCAAGACGAAATTCGACAAGGACGCCGTGGTCGAGAAATTCGACGTCACGCGCTTCTGGCCGCTCGACGTCGAGGGCGCGGGCCACGCCGGCTATGAGTTTTACTTCACCGCGAGCGTGAAATTCCCCAACGGCGCCAATCTGGAGTGCAAACCCGACGCCGCCGGCGCCGTGAAGGCGGGCTGCTCCGCGAGCACCTATTACTCCACGACCATCCAGAACCAGATGGTCAAGGAGAAGCAATATATCGAGCCGGGCAAGGTCATCGACTTCAAGGACGAGACCCGCTTCGACGAAGACGGCGGCAAGTGGAAGGGCCAGGACGGCAATCTCTACTGAGCGCCCCCGCGCGGCGCGACGACGAGCGGGCCCATCGCGGCCCGCTTTTTTTTATGTCCACGGTCAGGGCTGGCGGGGCCCGCTTTCGGGCGGATCGCAAGAGGGCGCCACGGCGCCCCTTCCTTGCGCCCCCGCCATGGTGTAGAAGCCCGCCAGGGTTTTGGCGTCGAGCGCGTCCAACGGCCGCGGCTCCGCTAGGGAAGAAGGTCTGAAATGCAGCAGGTCATTATCGCGATCCACCTGATGGTGGTGACGGCGCTGGTTATCCTCGTGCTCTATCAAAAGTCCGAGGGCGGCGCGCTCGGCATGGGCGGCAGCGGCGTGTTCACCGGCCGTGGCCAGGCCAATGCGCTGACCCGCGCGACCGGCATTCTCGCGACGATCTTCTTCCTCACCAGCATCGCGCTGACGGTTCTGCCGGCGTGGGAGCGTCGCGCCGCGGGCGGCGACGACTGGACCAAGGCGATCGACCAGGGCGACATCAAGTTCAAGGAAATGAAGCCCGGCGAGAAGGCCCCCGAGTCCGGCAAGGATTCGCTCTTCGACCAGCTCCAGCGCGCCCAGCAGAAGCGCCAGCAGGGCGGCGCCCCCGCCCCCGCCGAGGCTCCCAAGGCGGAGGCCCCCAAGGCCGAGGCCCCGAAGGCGGAAGCTCCGAAGGCCGAGGCGCCGAAGTCCGAGCCCGTGATGGAGGCCCCGAAGGTCGAGGCTCCCAAGGCTGAGGCTCCCAAGGCTGAGGCTCCCAAGGCTGAGGCTCCCGCCGCGGAGGCGCCGAAGCCGCAGACCCAGTGGACGTCCCCCGCCGGCGAAGCGCCCAAGGCTGAGGCGCCGAAGGCGGAGGCTCCGTCGGCTCCCGCCGCCGAGGCCCCGAAGGCCGGCGCGCCGACCCAGTGGAAGTCGCCGCAGTAAGCGCGACTTCGTTCCTGTCCATCGCGATCCAATTGCGCTGGGGAAGACCTCTTCCCCGGTGCAATAAATGCTATCCAAATCCCTCGAAAGGCGTTAGGCGTTAAGCCCCATGGCGCGCTATATCTTCATCACCGGCGGCGTGGTTTCCTCACTTGGCAAGGGTCTCGCGTCGGCGGTTCTCGGCGCGCTCCTGCAGGCGCGCGGCTACACCGTCCGGCTGCGCAAGCTCGACCCCTATCTCAACATCGATCCGGGGACCATGTCCCCCTATCAGCACGGCGAGGTCTTCGTCACCGACGACGGCGCCGAGACCGATCTCGATCTGGGGCATTACGAGCGCTTCACCGGCCGTCCCGCGACCAGGCGGGACAATGTGACGACCGGCCGCATCTATCAGGACATCATCAACAGGGAGCGGCGCGGCGATTATCTCGGCGCGACCATCCAGGTCATCCCGCACGTCACCAACGCCATCAAGGAATTCGTCCTCGAGGGCAATGAGGACGTTGATTTCGTGCTGATCGAGATCGGCGGCACGGTGGGCGACATCGAGGCGCTGCCCTTCTTCGAGGCGATCCGCCAGCTCAAGAACGACCTGCCGCCGCATCACTGCATCTATGTGCATCTGACGCTTTTGCCCTTCATCCCGAGCGCCGGCGAACTGAAGACCAAGCCGACGCAGCATTCGGTGAAGGAGCTGCGCTCCATCGGCATTCAGCCCGACATTCTCCTCTGCCGGACCGATCGCGAGATTCCGCGCGAGGAGCGCCGCAAGCTCGGCCTCTTCTGTAACGTGCGCGAGCAGGCGGTGATCGAGGCGCGCGACGCCGCGAATATCTACGAAGTTCCGCGCGCCTATCACGCGGCGGGGCTCGACGCGCAGGTGCTGGCCGCCTTCGGCATCGAGCCGGCGCCCAAGCCCGACATGAGCCGCTGGAACGCGGTGACCCAGCGCATCGCCAATCCCGAGGGCGAGGTCACCATCGCGGTGGTCGGCAAATACACCGAGATGAAGGACGCCTATAAGAGCCTCATCGAGGCCCTGGCGCATGGCGGTCTCGCCAATCGGGTGAAGGTCAATCTCGACTGGATCGAATCCGAGATTTTCGAGGGCGGCGATCCGGCCGCGCATCTCGAACATGTGCACGGCATTCTGGTGCCGGGCGGCTTCGGGCAGCGCGGCGCCGAGGGCAAGATTCTGGCGGCGCGTTTCGCGCGCGAGCGGAAAGTCCCCTATTTCGGCATCTGCTTTGGCATGCAGATGGCGGTCATCGAGGCGGCGCGCGCGCTCGCGGGCGTCGACAAGGCCAATTCCACCGAATTCGGCCCCTGCGACGAGCCGGTCGTCGGCCTGATGACCGAATGGCTCAAGGGCAATGAGCTGGAGCAGCGCAAGGCCGACGGCAATCTCGGCGGCACCATGCGCCTTGGCGCCTATCAGGCCCGCCTCGCGCCGGGCTCGCGCATCGCGCAGGTTTATGGCGCGACGGAAATTTCCGAGCGCCACCGCCACCGCTACGAGGTGAACATCGCCTATCGCGAGCGGCTGGAGGCCTGCGGCCTGATGTTCGCCGGAACCTCGCCGGACGGCCTGCTGCCGGAGACGGTCGAGATCGCCGAGCATCCCTGGTTCATCGGCGTGCAATATCACCCCGAGCTGAAGTCGCGGCCCTTCGAGCCGCATCCGCTATTCGCGAGTTTCATCGCGGCGGCGAAGGCGCAGAGCCGGTTGGTGTGAGTTCTTCGCGCGCGGGTTAGCGCGCGAGCCGAAACCACGCCCTCATCCTGAGGCGGCCCGCAGGGCCGTCTCGAAGGATGGGCAGCCACCGCGATTTTGCATCCTGTATCGTTCGCCGCTGACGGATTTCCTCGTCCTTCGAGACGCGCGCGTTCCGCGCGCCCTCAGGATGAGGAAATCCTCCCGCGTGCATTCAGACGCGCGGCGCGGGGGCGGCCAGCCGCAACGACTGCTACGCCTTCCCTCCGTCATGGCCGGGCTCGTCCCGGCCATCCACGCCGGGAGGCTTCATCAATGCGGGGAGGGGCGCCGCAGCGGCGCGGCGTGGATGCCCGCGACAAGCGCGGGCATGACGGGGGGCTCCGATGGTGGAAGTTGGCGCCTGTTCAGGGAGGTGTATCTTACCACCAAGGAGGCCGCGCCATGACCGATCAGATTCGCATTACGCTCGATCCGGAGCTGCTCGCCGGAAAACCTGTCGTGCGCGGTACGCGCCTATCGGTCGAATTCATCATCGGGCTGATGGCGGACGGATGGAGTGAGGCAGACATTCTGCGCAATTATCCTGCGCTGGAACATGAGGACATTTCGGCCTGCTTGGTCAATTGGTATGGTCGCTAGGTCTTGGTGGATTTGCAGAGAAAAAAGAAATGCAAGAATCAGTTCTCAGAAAAGAAGAGGATCGAACATTCTTCGATGAAGATCGGGATCAACCTATCCCCCCTGTGGACGTTGTTGCTTATAATGAGCTTAGGTCCTGTGCCGATCTATATCGTATGTTCGCTACGGGTAAGCTCGAAATCCAGCCGGACTTCCAGCGAGAGGTAGTTTGGAAAAAAGACGAGCAGGCTAGATTCATTGATTCACTCGTAAAACAACTTCCAATACCAAGTATGTGCTTCAGCCTTGATTTCAAAACGCAGAAGTGGAAGGTCATAGACGGTCTGCAGCGAATGTCTACTATTACAGCATTTCTTGGATCAGAGGATTGGAAAATTGGAGATGTTGAAGATATTCAGCAATTATTACGAAATACAACAAACAATGAACTAAAAAACGGAAACGATGAGCAAAGAAGAGTCTATGCAAGCGTCGAAGACATTTCTATTCCGATAACGGTTATTCGCTGCAGTTATGATGTCCCACAACATATGAGGTATCTCTTCACGATATTTAACCGTCTCAACTCAGGAGGCGTCAGGCTTAATAACCAGGAGATTCGCAACTGTATTTACTCAGGAAGGTTCAACAATCTTCTAAAAGCATTTGATCGGCACGATAAGAATTGGGCGACAGTGAGAAGGCGTATCTGGGGTTCCATGGATCGATTTAGATCCGTCGAAGTGCTATTGCGCGCTCTTGCCTTCTGCGCGGAGCGCAATTTGTACGATGGAAATCTGGCCGGGTTTTTGAATAATTTCATGCACGGCAAAATGCATATCGACGATTGGGAGTTGAAGGCTCTATCTGAAAAAATGGAGAGAATGGCTGCCAATGCCCGGGTTGTTTTGGACGCTCTTCCGGGTGGAAAAAGATCACTTACGTTCGTCGAGGGGGTTTTGGTTGGCCTTCTATCAAATGACAGCGAGATCGTGGGGCTTGATGAGGTGCGCCGCGTAGGTGGCTACAAGAGCGCGCTACAAAATTCGCGTCTTTGCCAGTTTATCTGCATGGGGCGCGTTACGCGCTTTCTAGTGCTACGACAGTAAAAGTTCGTCTTAATGAATCGGTAGAGGCCTTCAAGGTTTTGTAAGGTGTCGTTGTGCCAAGCGCCATTGAAAACACACTTAGAGAGCTTGAGAACTGGTTTAGGGAAATTGATGGAGGTACAGAGAGGCCCAAGCTTGCGAAATTAGCGATGCTAGAATTTTGTGGTTGGCTCGAGCATCGGATGGACGAAATTGTCAGAATGGCTGCGAGCAATTGTGGGGCCGACTCCGACCGCATAGAAAAGATGATAAACAGTACTCATGGGTTCAAGTACGACGAGCATTTTCGTCCAATGATGTGTGCCACAATCGGTGACGGTAGTGTTTCGTACGTGGAAAAGAGATTGTCGTCAAATGGCACAGATGTTGACCACTTGAGGTCTTTGCTGGGCACCTATTGGAAAACGCGGGGCAGTCTTGCTCATACACATATGGGAGGTGTCCAAGTTACGCTTAATGCCCCAAGTTGGTGCTTGAATCAACAAAGGGTAGTGGGAAAAATCCTGACAAAACTCGAAATGGAGGCCCTCGCTGCTGCGAATAAAATTCGGCTTGACGCATCTTAAACCTGCGGAAACTACTCCGCCGCCATCACCTGCGGCGGCGGGAAGACGATCTCCACCAGCGTCCCCTCATTCTTGCGGCTGCGGATGGTGAAACTCGCGTGGTTCGCCTCGATCAGCGCCTTGGTCAGCGGCAGGCCGAGGCCGGTGCCGAGCTTCTTGTGCGATACGGCCACCTGTTTGAACGGCTCCAGCGCCGTCGCGATCTCGTCGTCGGACATGCCGATGCCGGTGTCCTTCACGCGGATCGCCACATGGCCCGACTCGGTCAGCGCGCTCGAGACGATCACCTGACCGCCCGGCACATTGAACTTCATCGCATTGGACAGAAGATTGAGCAGGATCTGTTTCAGTGACCGCTGATCGGCGCGCACCGGCGGCAGGCGCTCGGCGAGCGACAGGCGCATCACGATCTTCGATTTGTTGGCCTGCGTCTGCATGATCGAGGCGCATTCGGAGATCACCGCATTGGCGTCGACGCGGTCGAACTCCAGCTCCATCTTGCCGGCCTCGATCTTGGAGAGATCGAGCAGGTCGTTGACCAGCGACAGCACCAGCTCGCCCGAGGCGTGCACGTCCTTGAGGTAATCCTTGTAGCGCTCATTGCCGATCGGCCCGAGCCGCTCCTCCATCATCAGCTCGGCGAAACCGAGGATGGCGTTCATCGGCGTGCGGATTTCATGGCTCATGCGCGCCAGAAAATCCGATTTCGCCGCATTGGCCTGCTCGGCCGCGTCGCGCGCGGCGGCGAGGTCGCGGGTGCGGGCTTCCGCCTCCTCCGCGCGCAACTCGACGCAGAGCCGCTGCCCCGGCCCCAGACGCCGCAGCGTCGCGGTGAAACTCCTGGCGCCAACGCGCGCCGCGAGGCGCAGCGGACCGGGATCGGCGGTGCGGGCGAGCCGCGCCATCAGCAGGCGCGCGTCGGCGGCCGTGAACAGCGAGGCGAGCGGCAGGCCGTCGAAGGCGCCCCTCTGCGCATCGAACAGGGCGGCGAAGGCGCCCGAGGCGCTTTCGATGCGTCCCTCGTCGTCGACCACCGCCACGGCGACGCCGCTCGTTTCGAGGATGGCGCGGAGCAGGCTGTTGTCGGCGCGGGCGCGGGCGAGCTTCTCCTCCCGGTCGCGGGCCAGCGCCAGCGCGCTTTCCTCGGGACCCGGCGGGCGGGCGCGGTTGCGCCGCAGGGTGACGAGCGTCGCGGGGGAACCTTCCCAATCGACGGTCTGAAGGTGCACATCCACATCGAGCGCCTCGCCGTCGACCGCTTGCACCGCAGCCGGCCGCGCGCCCTGATCGCCCGGCGGGCGACCGAAAAACATGCGCGCGAGCCCGCCCTCGGCCTCGAAAGCGGCGATGTCCCGGTAGCCCAGATAGTCGAGAAGCGTCTGATTGGCGAAAAGCGTCCCGGCGCCGCGCGCGATCAGCACGCCGACTGGCAGGCAATCCAGAATGCTCACGGCCGACGACGGCGGGGCGGCAAGGGGGGGAGGGGCAGACGGGAGCGGCGTTGAGGCCGGGGCTGGGTCACTGGCGCGGGGCGGTTCGACCGTCGCCTGCAGCAGCGCGCCGAGTTCGGCCGCGAGTTCCTGCACCGCGGCGTCGGTCAGCGGCTCGCCGCGCAGGGCGGCGGGCGCCTCGACGGCGGGCGCGTCGGCGGGCTCATCCACCGGCGCCGTCGGTTCTGCGGCGGCCGCTTCCCCTGCGCGCAGGGCGCGGGCGATCTCTTCGAAATTCTCCCGCTCGGCGGAGGTGAGCGCCGTCTGTTCGACAGCCTGCTCGTGGGTTGCCGGCTCTTTGGCAGCCTGCTCTTGGGCAGCCTGCTCGGGAGCCGCCTCGACGACTTCGGGCGTCTCGCGCGGGACAGGCCGCAGCGGCACGACATTGTCGGCGAGATAGATGTCCGGCGCCGGCTGTTCGGCCGGCGGGCGTTCGGGCTGCGGCGCGGCGGGGGCTGCGGCGAGGAAGGCCCGGTCGAGGTGCATGACCCCATAGCCCTGGAAGCCGGCGAAGCGCCGCTCGGCGTCCGTGACCGGCAGACCGCCGAGCGTCGTGGGCGCGCGCGCGCCGGCGCCGGCGATCGGCCAGTCCACCCCGACGCCGGCGAAACTTCTCCGCGCCGCAATGGCCGCCGCAAAGGCGGCGTCGAGCCCGAAACGCGCCGCCGCCTCCTCGACCCTGCGGCCGAGAATATCCGCCCCTTCCGCGCCCGCGACGTCGGCGAGCACATGGGTGACGTCGACGAACCGGCCCTCGGCGTCGGTCTTCCAGAGAAAACGCGGCGCGCGGGCGACGCTGCGATTGATCAGCTCCTCGCGCAGCGCCGCGTCGGTCTGCGGCGCGTTGGGTCTTTCCGGCGCCGGCGCCGGCGCCGGGGCCGGGGCTAAGGCGGGGGTGGGGGCGGCAGTTTGCGCGGCGCCGTCGAGGACCGCGGCGCGCAGGCCAAGCGCCGCGACGATGATCGGGCCCGTCTCACCCGCCTCCGCGAGCATGCGGCACAGAATGGTGACGGGCTGCGATCCCATGGTCAGGGGAAGCTGCAGGCGCTCCAGCCGCAGCGCCGCGCCCTGCCGCACCGATTCGATCAGCGCGGCGAGCCGGCCGGCGTCCGCGCCGAAGAGCCGGCCGGCGAGCGCTTCGCTGTCGGCGCCGAAAACCGCTTTGGCGGCGTCGTTGAGATAGATGATTCGGAGGGGGTCGCCGCTCACCGCGAGGATGGGCGCGCCGGAAGCGTCGAGGGCCGAAAATGCAGGATCGGCCGCAATGCGGCTTTCGGCGCGAACGCCTTCATCGACCTCTGCCTGCCAAGAGCTCATGACGCTGGCCGCCTTTGCGACGGGAATACGCGTCCGCTCCCGCCGCAGGATCGTCGCCCCGAAGGCGACGGCCACGCTCAAGTTCGGACTTAACACAAACTTAATCGTTCCGTCCGGCTTGGTCTATCGGCCTCCGCCCGGTTTCATAGCATTTTTTCGAGCAAAGCGCGGGCGTTATGATGCGTTGCACAATATTTGTTGCAATGCAGCACGGATCGGGGCATAGTTCGCCGTGTACGCCGGGCCTCCCCGGCGGGCCGCCGCCACGCCGGAACCGTCCGGCCACGACAGGCGGCGACGACAGGAGTGTTACATGGTTGATCCCATTTATCAGGTTCCCACTGAAGTCCGCGATTTCGCGGAAAAGAGCGTCGAGCAGGCGCGCAAGGCTTTCGACGGCTTCGCTGGCGCGGCGCAGAAGGCGCTGACCTCGACCGCCGATCTGCCGATCGTGCCGCCGGGCGCCAAGGACCTGAGCGCAAAGGCGTTTTCCTACGCCGAGGCCAATGTCAACGCGGCGTTCGACCTGGCCCAGAAGCTCGTGAAGGCCAAGGACCCGCAGGAAGTTTTCCAGCTCCAGGCGGAATTCGTGAAGTCGCAGTTCGAGGCCATTCAGGAGCAGACCAAGGAACTCGGCGCGGCGATCCAGCGCTCCACGACGCTGAAGGGCTGATCAGCCCGACAGGCCCAGAACCTCGATAACGCGAAGGAGCGGGAATAATGGCGACGAAAAGCAAGGCTGACAAAAGCAGGCCCGACGACGCTGGTGGAGAGAACCTCGCCGCAGCGCCGACGGAAACAGGTTTCGCCGTCGACACGCCCGTCGTGGATGTGGTCGAAGCCGTTGCGCCCGAAGCGATCCAGCCGGTCGCGCCGGCGCAAGAGATCGCTGACAGCATCTCCGCGCCGCTCGCCGTGATCGAGGAGGCGGTCGAATCCGCGACGGAGGCCCTTTCGGCGTCCTTCCAGTTGGATTCCTCGGACTGGCCGAAGAAATCAATCGAACTCTGGTCCGAAAACGCCGCCGCCTTTCTCGATCTCGCTGAAGAGATCGGCAAGGCCAAGAGTTTCGAGGACGTCCTCGATATTCAGTCGCGCTTCGCCAGCGCGCGTCTGGAGGCCTTTCTCCGTCAGTCACAGGAGCTGATGGAGCTGGCCCGGCGCATGGCGACCTTCTCCGTCGCGCCCCTGTACGGCGCGCAAAAGGCCGCGTGACAAAATAGAATTTTCGCTTGGATGAGCGGGCGCCGGCGGCCTTCGGGCCGCTGGCGCATTTTTTTTGGTCGGCGAGGAGGGGGCCTTTCCGGACCCCTTACAGCGTCGCCACGATCTGCGCGCGCAACTCCGGCGTGACGTCCGGCAACACTCCGGTCCAGTCGCGGAAGGCCGGGCGCGCCTGATGCAGCAGCATGCCCAATCCGTCCACCGGCGTCGCGCCCATGCGCCGCGCCGCCGCCAGCAGCGGCGTCTCCAGCGGCGCGTAGACGATGTCGGCGACGACAGCCGACTCGGGCAGGGCGGCCAGCGAGAGGTCGAGCGGCTCCTGCCCGACCATGCCCTGGCTGGTCGTGTTCACGAGAAGCCCGGCGCCGGCCAGCGCCTCGTGGCGGGCGTCCCAGTCGAAGGCGGCGACCGGGGCGCCGAAATCGGCGGCGAGACGGTCGGCGCGGGCGCGGGTGCGGTTGAACAGGCGGATTTCCGTCGCGCCGGCCTCCATCAGGCCCCAGACGATGGCCCGCGCGCCGCCGCCCGCGCCAATCACCACGCAGGCGCCGTCCGCCGCCCTCCATGCGGGCGCGGCTTCGCGCAGCGAGGCGATGAAGCCGTAACCGTCATAGTTCCGGCCAATCAGCGCGCCAGTCTGGTCCACGACGACGCAATTGACCGCGCCGATGCGGCGGGCCGCCGGGTCGATCTGGTCGAGGAAGTCGAGCGCGGCTTCCTTATGGGGTATGGTGA
The DNA window shown above is from Methylocystis echinoides and carries:
- a CDS encoding phasin family protein → MATKSKADKSRPDDAGGENLAAAPTETGFAVDTPVVDVVEAVAPEAIQPVAPAQEIADSISAPLAVIEEAVESATEALSASFQLDSSDWPKKSIELWSENAAAFLDLAEEIGKAKSFEDVLDIQSRFASARLEAFLRQSQELMELARRMATFSVAPLYGAQKAA
- a CDS encoding DUF262 domain-containing protein gives rise to the protein MQESVLRKEEDRTFFDEDRDQPIPPVDVVAYNELRSCADLYRMFATGKLEIQPDFQREVVWKKDEQARFIDSLVKQLPIPSMCFSLDFKTQKWKVIDGLQRMSTITAFLGSEDWKIGDVEDIQQLLRNTTNNELKNGNDEQRRVYASVEDISIPITVIRCSYDVPQHMRYLFTIFNRLNSGGVRLNNQEIRNCIYSGRFNNLLKAFDRHDKNWATVRRRIWGSMDRFRSVEVLLRALAFCAERNLYDGNLAGFLNNFMHGKMHIDDWELKALSEKMERMAANARVVLDALPGGKRSLTFVEGVLVGLLSNDSEIVGLDEVRRVGGYKSALQNSRLCQFICMGRVTRFLVLRQ
- a CDS encoding DUF433 domain-containing protein; this translates as MTDQIRITLDPELLAGKPVVRGTRLSVEFIIGLMADGWSEADILRNYPALEHEDISACLVNWYGR
- the leuB gene encoding 3-isopropylmalate dehydrogenase — protein: MSAYKLLLLPGDGIGPEISAEAEKVIAFLSQAGVAKFEIERGLVGGAAYDAHKVAISESDMALAQSADAVLLAAVGGPKWDGVPYNVRPEAGLLRLRKDLALFANLRPAICYPALADASSLKRELVDGLDIMIVRELTGGVYFGEPKEIVTLENGEKRAVDTQVYTTHEIERIGRVAFELARKRRNKVTSSEKANVMRTGYLWREVITALHKREYADVQLEHMLADALGMQLVRWPKQFDVIVTDNLFGDMLSDEAAMLTGSLGMLPSASLGAADANGKRKAMYEPCHGSAPDIAGKGIANPIAMIGSLGMAMRYSFDNAKAADAIDQAIAGVLGKGLRTIDIKGDAPSSISTSQMGDAIVAELKTVLK
- a CDS encoding PAS domain-containing sensor histidine kinase, producing the protein MSSWQAEVDEGVRAESRIAADPAFSALDASGAPILAVSGDPLRIIYLNDAAKAVFGADSEALAGRLFGADAGRLAALIESVRQGAALRLERLQLPLTMGSQPVTILCRMLAEAGETGPIIVAALGLRAAVLDGAAQTAAPTPALAPAPAPAPAPERPNAPQTDAALREELINRSVARAPRFLWKTDAEGRFVDVTHVLADVAGAEGADILGRRVEEAAARFGLDAAFAAAIAARRSFAGVGVDWPIAGAGARAPTTLGGLPVTDAERRFAGFQGYGVMHLDRAFLAAAPAAPQPERPPAEQPAPDIYLADNVVPLRPVPRETPEVVEAAPEQAAQEQAAKEPATHEQAVEQTALTSAERENFEEIARALRAGEAAAAEPTAPVDEPADAPAVEAPAALRGEPLTDAAVQELAAELGALLQATVEPPRASDPAPASTPLPSAPPPLAAPPSSAVSILDCLPVGVLIARGAGTLFANQTLLDYLGYRDIAAFEAEGGLARMFFGRPPGDQGARPAAVQAVDGEALDVDVHLQTVDWEGSPATLVTLRRNRARPPGPEESALALARDREEKLARARADNSLLRAILETSGVAVAVVDDEGRIESASGAFAALFDAQRGAFDGLPLASLFTAADARLLMARLARTADPGPLRLAARVGARSFTATLRRLGPGQRLCVELRAEEAEARTRDLAAARDAAEQANAAKSDFLARMSHEIRTPMNAILGFAELMMEERLGPIGNERYKDYLKDVHASGELVLSLVNDLLDLSKIEAGKMELEFDRVDANAVISECASIMQTQANKSKIVMRLSLAERLPPVRADQRSLKQILLNLLSNAMKFNVPGGQVIVSSALTESGHVAIRVKDTGIGMSDDEIATALEPFKQVAVSHKKLGTGLGLPLTKALIEANHASFTIRSRKNEGTLVEIVFPPPQVMAAE
- a CDS encoding phasin, which produces MVDPIYQVPTEVRDFAEKSVEQARKAFDGFAGAAQKALTSTADLPIVPPGAKDLSAKAFSYAEANVNAAFDLAQKLVKAKDPQEVFQLQAEFVKSQFEAIQEQTKELGAAIQRSTTLKG
- a CDS encoding shikimate dehydrogenase — its product is MSNHAKFVLAGVMGWPIAHSRSPKIHNYWFARYGVAGSYVPLPVEPRRLDAALRALPALGFSGCNLTIPHKEAALDFLDQIDPAARRIGAVNCVVVDQTGALIGRNYDGYGFIASLREAAPAWRAADGACVVIGAGGGARAIVWGLMEAGATEIRLFNRTRARADRLAADFGAPVAAFDWDARHEALAGAGLLVNTTSQGMVGQEPLDLSLAALPESAVVADIVYAPLETPLLAAARRMGATPVDGLGMLLHQARPAFRDWTGVLPDVTPELRAQIVATL
- a CDS encoding CTP synthase encodes the protein MARYIFITGGVVSSLGKGLASAVLGALLQARGYTVRLRKLDPYLNIDPGTMSPYQHGEVFVTDDGAETDLDLGHYERFTGRPATRRDNVTTGRIYQDIINRERRGDYLGATIQVIPHVTNAIKEFVLEGNEDVDFVLIEIGGTVGDIEALPFFEAIRQLKNDLPPHHCIYVHLTLLPFIPSAGELKTKPTQHSVKELRSIGIQPDILLCRTDREIPREERRKLGLFCNVREQAVIEARDAANIYEVPRAYHAAGLDAQVLAAFGIEPAPKPDMSRWNAVTQRIANPEGEVTIAVVGKYTEMKDAYKSLIEALAHGGLANRVKVNLDWIESEIFEGGDPAAHLEHVHGILVPGGFGQRGAEGKILAARFARERKVPYFGICFGMQMAVIEAARALAGVDKANSTEFGPCDEPVVGLMTEWLKGNELEQRKADGNLGGTMRLGAYQARLAPGSRIAQVYGATEISERHRHRYEVNIAYRERLEACGLMFAGTSPDGLLPETVEIAEHPWFIGVQYHPELKSRPFEPHPLFASFIAAAKAQSRLV
- the secG gene encoding preprotein translocase subunit SecG; translated protein: MQQVIIAIHLMVVTALVILVLYQKSEGGALGMGGSGVFTGRGQANALTRATGILATIFFLTSIALTVLPAWERRAAGGDDWTKAIDQGDIKFKEMKPGEKAPESGKDSLFDQLQRAQQKRQQGGAPAPAEAPKAEAPKAEAPKAEAPKAEAPKSEPVMEAPKVEAPKAEAPKAEAPKAEAPAAEAPKPQTQWTSPAGEAPKAEAPKAEAPSAPAAEAPKAGAPTQWKSPQ